The genomic segment AAAGGTAAGGAACTGTTTGCCCTTTTTGGTGAACCCTCGAACTTGAGATCCGGAGCAGACAAAGATCTTCTCCTGCGGTGTTCCCGCCGCACCGCCCAAGTCCATTCGGGATATTTTCTGCCCTGGGAGCGTTTTGAAGACAGGCTATATGACACATGGGCTTTTGTTAGTATTGACATCTTGATCAAATGCATCATTGATTGAATGGAAATGTCACTCACTACTGCTTCACTTTTCTTCATCCCAAAACATGTCAATATACCATCTTGGTCGGCAATAgccacctgcaaaaaaacaacaagacacACACATATGTGCACATTATTTATTGAAATGTGTGAAAAACATTGCCTTATTTAGATTAGCATTATATGATGGTACCTTCTGGGTAGCTTTTCTTCCAAGTGAAGGCAGAAGCTTCATTGTTTTTTGTGATGTTACCCCAACCTACAAGTGACAGTTTGATTAGATGAAAGTTAAACTTCCTGAAATATGCCCATAAAAGTGTAAAGTAAATACTTACCTGAAGATAATCAACTCGGTTGAGATTAATCTCCATCTTTATTTGAGGCGAATTTGAATCCGGAAGATTTAACAACACAAGCCGCCAAATGTGATGTTCATCCGGCTATAAAAGGTTGAATCATGCGGTCCATCTGTCAATTACAAATCGTAACCGACGTCTGATGTTTTTCATTGGAAGAAAAGTAAGGAGATGGCAGATAGAGGGATTAGCCACTCAAGAAGATTAGCTCGAGTGCTAACGTGGGTTAGCTAGCTAGTTAGTAATAGCGACGTAATCACTCGAATTTTAAGTAAGCACTTACAACACGAAGACGTTAAGTAAAATACAGACAAAACGAACAGGAGAAAGTAAATGAAAACTGCACTCGGGTCGAAAACGAGAGGAATATAGAACGAGGATGTGGATTAAACCCAGTTTCCATGGCAACGTTGCAATGACAGTAAACTGCACGATCATTGGACGAGGTTTAAAGCATTACACATTCAAGTAGTATTGTGATTGGCTAGTACGTTCCAAAACAGAGACGTGGCCACAAAGATGGGGCAAGAATAGTTCAAAAATACTActatttagtattttatttcCTAATCTTTAAGATCTCAATTTGGGTTAAACGTGGTTCATCAGGAGGCAAACGTTGAGAGACCATTGGCAAAACAATTAGTACATGGAtagtaaatgcattaaaaaatgtatactatattCAATGAATCATTATGTATATAAGGCCGCTTCACTTCAACTTTGTGGATGCCATGCATCATGCAGTTAATTTCTTTTTCAAGAGAAATTCAAAAGTATAATATCCATAATTTATGCTTTTGTATAAAATACAGCAGACGTGACAGTTGGACATTAAAAGAAGTGAAGCTAGGCCTTTAAAGAgcatatacaaaaaaacaatgttaaatatGAAGTGAAACTAAATCACAATCATTACTCTATCTTCATCTGGCATAATGTTCTTATTCGTAATCATATACTATAAGACCAACATGTTACTAATCTCAGAACATTATTGAATAAATAAGGTCATTGGAGGACACTAAGATGGATTCCACTTTCTGGGGCGTAACAAAAGATGGTTGGGTCCGCCTTTTTTTGATGAGGTTATATTAAGACAGGAGATGGAGAaaaggatgacaaaaaaaaagatacttcAGTGCAGCAGTACCACCGGCTGGTCTTGAATTGAAGCAAGCTGTCAATTTGTCatctcaacaacaaaaacacaaaatgtccATTGACGTCGCCATTGTGTGTCCTCATCCAAAATGGAAGTCACAACTTCAGCAGCGGTCGAAGAGGAATGGAGGGACGTCATTTCAGACGCCAGTGGGGGCCAGGCGGCTGACAAAAGCGATACTGCTAAGGCACATCCTCCGGAAGAAGGCGGGGCATGCCGGTTTCATGATGAAGTGCTCCAGGAGGATTCGCAGCTCAGTGAAGAGAGTGCTGGCAAAAATGACACATGGCTATAAGAAAGAACAAAACGACCACGGCCAGTCGCTTCTCTTACCGGCAGTACGGGTTTCTTCTGGACGTGTAGCGGAGGCTGAGGAAGCGATAGTAGATGAAAGGCAACAGCAAGTTTCCCTGGCCACTGCAGATAAAAGAGAAACCAAATCACAGGCTGCATTCTTTAACCTACTTACCAccagaaaatacaatttatggGAAAGCTTTACTTTCCCACGAGTAATTTCCTATGGACGATTAGGGCGTTCTTAAGCCGAACCTGAAAAGCATGAAGACGGTGGCAGGCATCAAGAAGATCTCATTACAGGCGATGAACTTGAGGATGTTCTGCTGATTAGTTGAAACTTTGTCCAGGAGGTTCCTGATGAACATCAAGCTGTTTGGGCCTAATGCCTGAAAGGACAATAACAATTATGTTTCCATGTGGAAAAACTCACCCACTAGTACTACATCTATTCAAACTAGCAATCATAAATTATGCATTTACAGCAACaataactaaaaactaaaatggcagAAATAACTCACATCAAAAAACTTTTTGGTGTAAGTGGTTGCGTGGAGTAGGGAGAAGAGGAAGACTGGAAAGATGCTCACTGGAGTCAACAGATTAAAGAACAACTTGGGGGCATTTTCACTTATGTCTTGAAAAGATGGTTAAATGAAGGATACTGGTAATGGGGTAGGAATTCACGAGGATGAGCGAGTAGAGCAAGTAGTGGCAGCTGTCCTCCTGAAGAGCTTGCGCAAGGAACGCACGGCTCAGCTGGAATCTGGGAAGCCTCTGGTGCAGTCGCAGGGCGCTAGTGAGCGCGTTGGACAGAAGGGCCCGCTGATAGAAATTGGACGCTGCATAGGGCCTGAGACAAAAGTGTCTGCATGTTATGAAACATTTATTGATTCGAAACGGCGACGGATGTCAGGGAACTCACCCCAAGATGGGCAGTATGAACATGACTGAGCAGTAGACGGTGAAGAGGCGTGAGAGCCACATGGCTGTCTCCAGCTTGTTGCTCATTAGAAATTGCTAGGGGAGTAGAATCTTTGGTTAAAAAGTGCCTTGAGTTGCAAAagattgtattcattttatcaGTCgatttatttgaagaaaaaaatcatggctattcattgaaaacaaaatccaattttggcagatttttgtTGCAAATGGACGACCACCTGAACAACAAAACCATGCTCTGGCTAAAATGTAGCATTaatatgtgaagaaaaaaacacatttgtgtaGTAACTATGGAATAAGcagtcagaaaaaaagtgatacgGATTTATGGGCATTTATGAGTGTTTTGATTCCGGGGAATTTGTGTTTGTGGTCTTATCTTTAGCATCCCCTTGTGCTGTACTGAAGTTTTCAATGAAATTACACACCAAGATTGATTGAATTTTGGGCTATTAAGTAAAGTTGGGTACAGATAAGCTGCAGAGAGGAGAATGACTTGGAATTAATTTTTGGCAATTGAGCAATTTAGGCATATCTAAGCAAAAACACGAGAAAAAAGTTAAGTTGGTGACTTACCAGTGGCCCTTGTCTTGGAGGGCCTTGTTGGCTGTTGTCTGCCATCTTGAAGACCGGTGTGCTTATGTGTCACTCTGATCAGGATAAAATACAGCATATAGGTGTCCAATAAGTCTGACATAAGACTTGTGTTAAAGTATAATAACATAATAAGACAGGATACAAAGAAGCATTGCAATTTGAGAGGTGAATAGCCGTCACGGAGGCGAACAACTCAGTATAGAGTCTGGTATACCGATGTATCCCATGTTGCAATCGGGTAATAACGTCAACGatcatttgaaatgacattcattcattcattcattcattttctgcaataCGTCAAAACAACCTGGCTTCTCTACAAGTAAACTTCCAAAGTTGCGACTGCCATCACCGGTTGTCTTTGGAGTAATGAAATAGAATTTTCAATGAGATAACTTTAATTGCGACTTCACTATCAGAAATCAGAAATATCGACGTTAGCACACATTAACGACGATGACTCTTGGCTTTTCGACGCCTCTTCAAAGGCAGCTGGCGGCAGGTGAATCTCGAAGCTTCTTTTTGGCTAGCACCGGGGCTAAAGCTAACAGCGGCATTCTCCGGTGTGCGCTCGCCAGATGACTAAATAACCTCGCTTATTTGCCATATTGGTGCACAGAAGGGGACATGACGGCGGACTGTAAGTGGACAATACTTACATGTGTCCAGGCGTGGTACTTCTTTGCCGCTTGTGGTGGTCTCCTCACTCTGACGTACACGCTAGTAGTGAATGATCAGCTGACCTTCTTGGTTGGACCACGAAATCTCTCAAACTATCGCGACCATAGGGAAGAGGAACATCCGGGGTTGGGGGACTTCCTGTTACCCTATACGTACTAGTATCTTACAGTAGACACAATTCATTGTCAATAAAGTTTTTCTCATTGAATGTTTTCGACACATGATGGTCACCTTCAAGTGTTTTACGCCATCTGTGACAACAGAGGGCGCCATCGGACAGAAAACTGGAGCCGAGTTTGCAAATAGACAAAACAAATGCGCTTTAAATGCACTTTATTCGCTTGCACCATGTTTTTAATGTtgcacttgatttttttagtgCATACCTGCATTTTGCATTCACGGTGCAACAACACAATACTTGCTTTCTCTCATATGCAGACGCCATTCGAAAATATAGGCAGTGCGTGTAAGCACTGTAGAATCTAATTATTTCTTTGCAAAACCCAATTAGGCATTAAAAAAGGTTAACGCCGGCGCCTGAAACGTTTTTGTTTAATAATCCCATTACTGGCGGCTCATCATGTATAAAATGGTGCGCAGGAGGACACAAAGTTTTCACTTGCTAAAGGGAATCGCAAATGCATGGGGGAAAATATactgctttatttttatttttttcatatccatGTGACCAGGCGGAGGACCAGCACATATACACTCCATACACCCCCCTAACCCcccaacacacgcacacattgcGTAAATAGGTAAGAACCGCAGTCTCCTTGCATTGCatgctttttaatttaaaaaaaggactgtATTATTTGTGTTTATAGTGGGTGATTAATTAATGTGTTTTAATTAATCAGCTTTGAATATTGACTGTGGCAAATGAAGTAAAATGCGTCATGCTTTATGAaggcacatgcacacacactttaaatttaatgtatttgcCTGTGGGATTTGTATTTAAgagattcacattttttaaaatcaaaatcatcaaaaaatatgattgcatttaatttattttattattgtagtTTTCTGTATGGTATGACATTggttatttgatcatttttgggGATGCAGAAATCCTAATGGATtaacaaagggaaaaaattgAATATGAATGGTTTTAGTCtataatgttttcatttttaatattgataGAATTATTGGATCTATTATTTGTGAAGAATACAATTTTACATCATGGTAGAGATGGTCATTGCATGATATTTTGAAGATATTCAGTTATATACTGGCCCATTCTAATTGCTGGTTTTCTATCTAAGCGTTCAAACGTAATTCTATACAACCCatacaatgttatttttttaatatgtacatctaatttcagtttgtatttttttaatgaaaaaatatgtgctaatcaatttgaaaagtataaagtatataagtattaaaccctaataacaataacaacgtaaatattacctggttgatccaaacagaaataaataaatagtgaaaTAAACCTAAAGTACACGTTTTTGCCTATATTTGCATGAGTTTTTGGTTTAAAACATTTCTTGGAAgttgaaagagagagaaaaaaaagagaaatcaaAATGCCACATCAAAGTGTTTGAGGAGAATAGAAGTGAAGCGTTAAGATTTGACTTCTTTTATGGCTCTTTTTAAAGTCCGAACAAAATCGCATTTGTTTGCCTCGACAAGCGAGGTAAAGGAAGCTGGAAAGGAGTGGAAAAAAGCATAAGAGGGTCGTCACCATATCACTAATACAATTACCAAGGctctttttactttttgtcaAGCTTGGATTTGTTCTTTTGTCGATGGTCATGCACGTTTACTGGATAAAATgcgttaaaaaaaactcaacttgACAactatacatatagatatagttAAGTAAACAATATATTTAGATGGTAAGATGGATATATATTAATATCTCCAGTAGAAAAActctaaaaacacacacaagatatttcatgtactgtatatacagCAATTTTGTATCAAAAATACTTTAGTGCATGTGTTTTCTTTGTAATGTTCCAATTtcagaaatgaaaaaacaataattacatGATTTGAATATTCTTGTCAAAGATTGTGAATATTGATTTTGAACAATCCAAATTGATGATGCTCATTTTATGAGTTGAATTCAACACATATATTCAGGAAAAAGATTTACAGGCCGCCCTAGTCAATACAACTCAACATTTATCTAaagtcaaaaatgtatttaataaaaaagaaaggtaagatcaataaatacatttagaagaaaaattGCTTTCTTTTATGAAGAAGAAATGTGTATCCTGTATCAATAATTATTGTTACAAAATATAATCGTAAAATAGGAAGCGTCAAATATTAatatgaaaatgacatttttaggaGAAACACTTAACAAGCACTATATAATGATGTATTCTAACGCGCTGTACATAAGTTTAAAAGCTCAAGGTATGATGTGTCGGACCACCGTCACCCCTTGGGAGTCTACTCGACGCATAGTGCAGTAAGCAAGAATACTATTGACATTGAAAGGAAAGAAAGGCTGACTTTTCTCAATTTGTGTGTGTTGAATTAGGGTgtccacacacacgcacacaaacaatGGCAGTGGTGGCATGAGGAGGATGGTCAGCATAAAATGGGCTGCATGCCGGGCGTCCATTACTTGTCGTCTGGTCGTGTCCTCCTATAGTTCGGTCATTCATCAGTTCACCTCAGAGGCATCGGGCAggccattttttccactttgaatGTGAACAGGGGACCCTAGCAGAAACCGCCTTAAAACAGACATCACTCCCTCTACCTATGTCTTTATCTGCAGTCCCAAATGGATACAgttattaaaaaatagcaatacttttaattgtgttttgatagcctttttcaaaatgagtgTAAACAGGATTTAGTTGGCCTTTGgtagaagaaaacaaaagtgcATTTACTATCATTTCAATGTAATAGAAAACAGAAGAGTAAATGCACTTGCATTTTATTGGACATTATTATAAAGCATGGTAAGACattcccaaaaaagaaaaaaaatagatgcaaAAGAAACACCCTAAGTATTTTTCTAGTGATAAAAAGAGATTAAATCAAGTCATGATATTGCAAATaacattgaaatgaaattctGCACTCCCTCTATAGcaaaaattaaaaccaaaacaaaaaaagacttattttgttcaattcttttcaagaTTTCAACCAATAATGCCAAAATTTGAAGACCCTTGTTCCTCTTTAGGGAAGTACAAAAAGCAATTGAGATAATGTTAACAAATATTGAGATAATGTTAATAAATATCCTCCTATCATACTTTTAAAAGAGGCTCTTCACATTATTGCAACAGTTCTTCTTGGTGACACCtcgaaaatgtcattcataatTTGCATGATTTGTATGGAAATGTCCAGGTCCCATCTGGGGAGCAAAACAAAAGACCTGGACGGGCATCAAACAAAATCATGCAAACATATTTACGCGGCAGTAAAGCGGTCAAAAGTGCTGCAAAGTCAAGCGTCTTTTATTGCATCCTCCAACACAATCAAAAGGCAAATTAATCAAACACACTCTCGCCCGCTCATTGTTTGCGCGTAATGGATGTGCTGTTAAATGTGCCTTTATTATTCGCCGTCCTTCCCGGGGAAACAAATTGAACATTTATtgcatatatattaaaaattataCCTAGCGCTTGATGTCTCTGTTATTGAGGCGCACCGAGAGGTGAGATCCCGGCGGATCAATTTCGCTAGTTGCTGGATGTTTGGGGAAAATGCCTGCACGGCTAAATTGATTCCGAAACAGATTCATAACTTGAGGGGCTTTAAACagaccccccaccaccaccccttGCTAAGAGATGAGCAGAAGCCTCATTTTGAACTAACGGGATGGATTTGTGGAGGGGCTGTCTGAGTCCAAAGTTAACTATTTCCCCCGAATGGTCGCTGCCACTTCGAATCGACTGGACGTCCGTGACCGACAAAAAAAGTAAGCGCCGTGGCCAAGATTCGTGTGTTTGATACACTGAGTTTGGGTGGCTTGGCAAACACAGCCATAAAGAGTTAACAATGGTTTTATTGTGCACTCCATGTGGAAACGGACCGCCACGTCCGCGACAAACTGCAGAGAGAAGGCCCCGCTCTTTGTCAGCGCGACGCCAGATGAATGGCCCGTGTCAGCCGCATGATTAGTTTGCACTATTAAATTGTCAAAAAGGAAGATTTTCTTCTCCCCCAAAGAATTATGGAATTCAGACTGGTGTGCGACTGGCGACGATGGGTGGCGGGGGGTTTAGGGTTGAAGGTCATGCAGAGTTCTCAGCGTCTTGCGAGGACGCGACATTGGCTGCAAAGCCTATAATTAAGAATTGTAACATAGAATTTACCAATATGGATTTATTTGGTGAATTATTGCTTACAAATTCCCTGGAAGTGGCTTAAGGAACTTGACTTAAGTCAATTTTGAGCTTGTACATTTATATATCATGTGTTGTTTTGCACTAAAAAAACCTTGCAATGCATTCTGGGACGTATGTAGGGGTTGAATGTACTTAGTGTTGCAAGggtactattttttttggttatcgATACCATATTTGATATTAAATTGGATTATTTTATCGACGTCAAAGCATCTACTTCTTATTCATAGGACTAGACGtcaaatctatttgaagtggaaggggtggcagcaaatgaattaaCATCCACTCGTAACCATTTCATATGCAGCGGATGACTATTAGTGATGAGCTTATTTGAACAGAAGAAATTGGTGACCATCTTGTGTCAGGCGACCTGCATTTGTAAAGTTAGACCTCGAAAAATGAATACTACAGAACATTGGCACATTATTTCCAAGTAAACACCAAATCCAATGATATTATTTAAGTGCAGGATCGTAAACTAGTATCAGTGCTGGTTCAAAGTAGCATTTGGGACACTGAAGTAGCATTTAGGGACCCTGAAGTTCAAGAACAGAGTAAACAGCACATGCCGGAAAAAAGGACGCCCTGAGCATTGAAAGCTTTCTTAAGGTGGGCGTGGTACTACGTTGAAGGTCCCGTGTTAAATATGGGAACGTTAAGGCAGCGGGGTGAAAGGGGGTCAAGAAAAGTCAACAGGAGAGCAGTCTTGATGACAGAAGGAATTCGATATCAAAAAGAGATAAATCTCGCCATTCGGGGCAGGCGTACAATGGCCACAATGGAGGCAAGTGTTGGAGTCAACACACATTTGTTGTGGGCCATTAAATGCGCTGTGCCGACTTGTTAACATTTAACACAAAAAGTTGGTGCGGTGAGAAATGGCTGAAaggggaagaaagaaaaagggcCTTCCCAGATTGAGTGGGTGGGGCGGCTTTGACACCCCAACGCTAAACGGGAGAGTCGCGCACGCCTCCTGATTGGGAACATTCACTAAATGATTTCTTTTAATTAGCGGTCTTAAACTCAATGATAATAAGGATGATaataataggtaaaaaaaaatgtaatgttatcGAATCTTCTCTATCTAATAGTTGAGGACGTGAACTGTTAAAACAAGGGAACCTGTTGATAAATCTCAAtgcaatttgcgataaaaaatgtTCGCAATAATGATTACCTCCCAAGACAGCCATACAAGAGGAAATCAATCTATGATGCAACTATTACAGTATTAAAATCAGCTattttttgaatggaaaaatagttcatgtattttatttattgcacaTAGGTGGACAATCTTTCAAAAATTTTGTATTCCTCTCAATCTCTGAGACTATTTCATTGTCAACGATGGATGCCCAATTCATTCAAACTGTGAAGATTGCCTTTAAATGCTCGTGTTTGACTGCCATTCACGGCGCTAGACGTCAAATTCGTTTTGATTGTGATGGGGCGAATGATAGTACATTGAACCATACAAAAAATATGtgcatgaaaaaatacaaagtgtAATGCACACATATCGTTGCATCTCATGCTTTGGCTTGATCTATCAAGGCGTCATAACACAATGAAATTGAAGCTGCCACAGCACTTTCTCTTTTACAAAGTGGTGTCCGCACCTTCCGGTATGACGTCCGTGTTGTC from the Stigmatopora nigra isolate UIUO_SnigA chromosome 14, RoL_Snig_1.1, whole genome shotgun sequence genome contains:
- the tmem33 gene encoding transmembrane protein 33, translated to MADNSQQGPPRQGPLQFLMSNKLETAMWLSRLFTVYCSVMFILPILGPYAASNFYQRALLSNALTSALRLHQRLPRFQLSRAFLAQALQEDSCHYLLYSLILVNSYPITMSIFPVFLFSLLHATTYTKKFFDALGPNSLMFIRNLLDKVSTNQQNILKFIACNEIFLMPATVFMLFSGQGNLLLPFIYYRFLSLRYTSRRNPYCRTLFTELRILLEHFIMKPACPAFFRRMCLSSIAFVSRLAPTGV